One genomic segment of Desertifilum tharense IPPAS B-1220 includes these proteins:
- a CDS encoding DUF2945 domain-containing protein, with protein MTEPLKKGDRVEWHSSGGTSRGEIKEVITEPTDFKNHHFAASQEHPEYLVESEKSGKQAIHKAEALKKIQD; from the coding sequence ATGACTGAACCATTGAAAAAGGGCGATCGCGTTGAATGGCACTCTTCGGGAGGAACTTCACGCGGCGAAATTAAAGAAGTCATTACTGAACCGACTGACTTTAAAAACCATCACTTTGCAGCCTCTCAAGAGCATCCTGAATATCTGGTGGAAAGCGAAAAAAGTGGCAAGCAAGCCATTCATAAAGCAGAAGCCCTCAAGAAAATTCAAGATTGA
- a CDS encoding Gfo/Idh/MocA family protein gives MTSSHSSSINGDRKIRYAVVGLGWFAQEAAMPAFAEAENSELVALVSDDSTKLKELSQKYGINHTYSYEEYEDCLTSGEVDAVYIALPNHRHCEYTVRAAKQAIHVLCEKPMAVTEDECEQMIQACNDNDVKLAIAYRLHLEPANMQAVEIVRSGKIGEPRIFNSVFTQQVTEEGNIRLRDVTGGGTLDDIGIYCINAARYLFQDEPIEVYAAAANKGEQRFAEVEEMSSAILRFPDERLATFTVSFGAAKVSTYQIVGTQGDLRVDPAYAWHGELKHYLTIDGETQEQSFPPHSQLAAEFIYFSDCILNNTDPEPSGMEGLNDVRIIRALYQSIEQGQPVPLEPLDYHQRPTKDNAIQRPANPERPDLVNAASPGGSKL, from the coding sequence ATGACCTCATCTCATTCCTCATCGATCAATGGCGATCGCAAAATTCGCTATGCTGTTGTCGGACTTGGCTGGTTTGCTCAAGAAGCCGCAATGCCAGCTTTTGCTGAAGCTGAAAACTCCGAACTGGTTGCTTTAGTATCCGATGATTCGACCAAGTTAAAGGAACTCAGCCAGAAATATGGTATCAATCACACCTATTCCTACGAAGAATACGAAGATTGTTTAACGAGCGGTGAAGTGGATGCCGTTTACATTGCGCTTCCCAACCATCGGCATTGCGAGTATACAGTCCGAGCCGCCAAGCAAGCGATTCACGTCCTCTGCGAAAAGCCAATGGCGGTGACGGAAGATGAGTGCGAGCAAATGATTCAGGCTTGTAACGATAATGATGTGAAGCTGGCGATCGCTTACCGCTTGCATCTCGAACCCGCCAATATGCAGGCGGTTGAGATTGTGCGTTCCGGGAAAATTGGCGAACCGCGCATTTTCAACTCAGTCTTTACGCAACAGGTGACAGAGGAAGGGAATATTCGCCTGCGAGATGTCACCGGAGGCGGTACGCTCGATGATATTGGGATTTATTGCATCAATGCGGCGCGGTATCTGTTTCAAGATGAGCCAATTGAGGTGTATGCTGCTGCTGCCAATAAGGGCGAACAACGGTTTGCGGAAGTAGAGGAGATGAGTAGCGCCATTCTCCGCTTTCCTGACGAACGGCTGGCTACTTTTACCGTTAGCTTTGGCGCAGCCAAGGTTTCTACCTATCAAATTGTTGGAACTCAAGGCGATTTACGGGTAGATCCGGCCTATGCTTGGCACGGCGAACTCAAGCATTATTTAACGATTGACGGCGAGACGCAGGAACAATCTTTTCCTCCCCACAGCCAGTTAGCGGCTGAGTTTATCTACTTTTCCGATTGCATTTTAAACAATACCGATCCAGAACCATCGGGTATGGAAGGGTTAAACGATGTGCGGATTATTCGAGCGTTGTATCAGTCGATCGAACAGGGGCAACCCGTACCGCTTGAGCCACTAGACTATCATCAACGTCCCACAAAAGATAATGCAATACAGCGTCCTGCCAATCCAGAAAGACCGGATTTGGTGAATGCGGCGAGTCCTGGTGGAAGTAAGCTGTAG